A stretch of the Musa acuminata AAA Group cultivar baxijiao chromosome BXJ2-7, Cavendish_Baxijiao_AAA, whole genome shotgun sequence genome encodes the following:
- the LOC135617484 gene encoding uncharacterized protein LOC135617484 — MVGAVAAPPLRGRILTALLPSLRLGLRPLWSFSWADPDPASTGSTSTPPSSSSSSSSRRQQGKLPHRLSSVVDAINERKLPPELRGRGNAIRSETDIVNVVEQRIWHSMEEGHFENLPGKGRPLNLNPNPHVDPAEDTLYRILSRNGCAPEWVELNKEIRSKITEWRLALKKAWANKSDHEDSKWQDDSEILKAQMHDINDRVLRYNLIVPFGRQMFGLKWEKEIAKLE; from the exons ATGGTCGGAGCTGTAGCGGCGCCGCCGCTTCGCGGGCGGATCCTTACCGCGCTCCTCCCGTCTCTGCGGCTAGGGCTTCGCCCGCTCTGGTCGTTCTCTTGGGCCGATCCCGACCCCGCCTCCACTGGGTCCACATCCAcgcctccctcttcctcctcctcttcatcgTCACGGCGTCAGCAGGGGAAGCTCCCTCACCGTCTGTCGTCGGTCGTTGACGCCATAAATGAACGGAAACTCCCGCCTGAGCTACGCGGCCGAGGCAACGCCATCAG GTCAGAGACTGATATAGTCAATGTTGTGGAACAAAGGATATGGCATTCCATGGAAGAAGGGCATTTTGAGAACCTACCTGGAAAGGGCCGACCTCTTAACCTCAACCCAAACCCGCATGTGGATCCTGCAGAAGACACCTTATACAGAATCCTATCAAGAAATGGTTGTGCACCTGAGTGGGTGGAACTGAACAAGGAAATTCGCAGCAAAATTACAGAGTGGAGGCTGGCCTTGAAGAAAGCTTGGGCTAACAAATCAGATCATGAAGACTCGAAGTGGCAGGATGATTCAGAGATTCTCAAGGCTCAGATGCATGATATCAATGACAGG GTTCTTCGGTACAATCTCATTGTGCCCTTTGGCCGTCAAATGTTTGGGCTCAAGTGGGAGAAAGAAATAGCTAAGTTGGAATAA
- the LOC135616377 gene encoding uncharacterized protein LOC135616377, whose translation MEMRQGASRSDDDKMDDHHTWRYADAHIDPDAYKEVYIYCAGPGPNDTFTALDLPRSLAVSTIDTDPASRGKMVCLACLLPLFFIPVVNALPLLFYFIVGKIYWLFGWEYRKPERVPPSCPYKPAVKKIVDGSSETVSSVEPQRSGTEGDKNE comes from the exons ATGGAGATGCGTCAAGGTGCTAGCAGATCCGACGATGACAAGATGGATGATCACCACACTTGGAGATACGCTGATGCACACATAGAtcctgat gcATATAAGGAGGTGTATATATACTGTGCTGGGCCGGGCCCAAATGACACTTTCACGGCTCTCGACCTTCCCAGATCCCTTGCGGTTTCAACAATCGACACAGATCCGGCGTCGAGAGGGAAGATG GTGTGCTTGGCGTGCTTGTTGCCCCTGTTCTTCATCCCCGTGGTCAACGCCTTGCCTCTGCTCTTCTATTTCATCGTC GGTAAAATATATTGGCTTTTTGGCTGGGAATACAGAAAGCCTGAAAGGGTGCCACCTTCTTGTCCTTACAAGCCTGCAGTCAAGAAGATTGTTGAT GGCTCAAGCGAGACTGTGTCATCAGTGGAACCTCAGAGATCTGGTACAGAAGGTGACAAAAATGAATAA